Proteins encoded in a region of the Antedon mediterranea chromosome 2, ecAntMedi1.1, whole genome shotgun sequence genome:
- the LOC140039670 gene encoding uncharacterized protein, with protein MQAEQLEDQLEGLELVPVQVVKAEKVGAIEKEMESVEEKQSVDEAPDQVPKSEQFGDIGLPVPVKVMESSKVETGPVGKEPEQVLKSEPVVSLDQQIKVIEFGKVVQARPVDEATEQFPKSEPVSDIALPIKVIESGHVDPSDLHGLVMEQFLVDAVPTVKKESGPADSEHIKIETVELVDVPVDVVETDPEEVVVMLVEEVTTEQQQEAHTSCTEDMEVFCSTSNAPVTVSLSDKKTSLEETIAINTLLTELSAVEVHTYKVVPEGSQRRRPILIDSSGNKYNRKPMDKRGNSSKVTWTCNVRRKGICCHAKVSQVGDTFIPGNQPHNHVRIQKAKLEKPDEHTDEKKCQPTSTRQPKNIKFYMNGKQVPADFLVADVELLNARHLIFATPEQFRVLKKSKTLFADVSCKLVRAPFQQIFTLSTYLKDEDNVKPYAQVFVVMSRKQTNDYISVLEKIGELIPKIKVKKIILGYDAELWEAFDTVFPDVVLQGCVFHWTESVYMQIVNLGLNLAFTISSPVFNQIKELLALPFIPAEQIPTVFEEIASQCDQPLLPLIDYFRVVWINNPQWPIISWCVYGMATRTTTEVEGWHQRIVPKASINRIIGLLWEEAQSVTPLKKPMNFEKLTRFQKKCRTTKQSKLFKLWAKYESKDITLSQLLKSSYNINNPLNNEDFMNK; from the exons ATGCAAGCAG AACAACTTGAAGATCAATTAGAAGGATTAGAATTAGTTCCAGTGCAAGTGGTGAAAGCAGAGAAAGTTGGTGCCATAGAAAAAGAAATGGAATCAGTGGAAGAAAAACAGTCAGTTGACGAAGCACCAGATCAAGTTCCAAAATCAGAGCAATTTGGTGATATTGGCCTACCTGTACCAGTAAAGGTAATGGAATCAAGTAAAGTAGAAACAGGACCTGTTGGCAAAGAACCAGAACAAGTGCTGAAATCAGAGCCAGTTGTTTCTCTAGACCAACAAATAAAAGTAATAGAATTTGGTAAAGTGGTACAAGCCAGACCAGTTGATGAAGCGACAGAACAATTTCCAAAATCTGAACCAGTTAGTGATATAGCCCTACCTATAAAAGTAATAGAGTCAGGACATGTTGATCCATCTGACCTACATGGACTAGTAATGGAACAATTCCTAGTTGATGCAGTACCAACAGTTAAAAAAGAATCTGGGCCAGCAGATTCAGaacatataaaaatagaaacagtaGAATTAGTAGACGTACCAGTAGATGTAGTAGAAACAGATCCAGAAGAGGTAGTAGTAATGTTAGTTGAGGAGGTGACCACAGAGCAACAACAGGAGGCACATACGAGTTGCACAGAAGATATGGAAGTTTTTTGCAGCACATCCAATGCACCAGTAACTGTAAGTTTGTCTGATAAAAAGACCAGTTTAGAGGAAACTATTGCCATCAATACTCTGTTAACTGAACTGTCAGCTGTGGAAGTTCATACTTACAAGGTTGTTCCAGAGGGCTCCCAACGTCGTAGACCAATCTTAATTGACAGTTCTGGCAATAAGTACAACAGAAAACCAATGGACAAACGTGGTAATTCATCGAAAGTTACATGGACTTGCAATGTACGACGAAAAGGAATTTGTTGTCATGCAAAGGTGTCGCAGGTTGGTGATACTTTTATTCCTGGCAATCAGCCACACAATCATGTTCGGATTCAGAAAGCAAAGTTAGAAAAACCCGACGAACACACAGATGAAAAGAAATGTCAACCAACTAGTACTAGGCAacctaaaaatattaaattttacatgAATGGAAAACAAGTTCCAGCTGATTTTTTAGTTGCTGATGTTGAACTTTTAAATGCCCGACATTTGATATTTGCTACACCGGAGCAGTTTCGAGTGCTTAAGAAATCAAAAACTCTATTTGCAGATGTGAGTTGTAAGCTAGTAAGAGCTCCTTTCCAACAGATATTTACTCTCAGTACATATTTAAAGGATGAAGACAATGTAAAACCCTATGCCCAGGTATTTGTGGTCATGTCAAGGAAGCAAACCAATGACTACATTTCTGTGTTAGAAAAGATTGGAGAATTAATACCAAAAATCaaagtgaaaaaaataatacttgGCTACGATGCAGAGTTATGGGAAGCTTTCGATACTGTTTTCCCAGACGTTGTATTGCAGGGTTGTGTTTTCCATTGGACAGAATCTGTGTATATGCAAATTGTCAATCTTGGTTTGAATCTGGCTTTTACAATTTCATCACCAGTTTTCAACCAAATAAAAGAGCTTTTAGCGTTGCCATTCATTCCAGCTGAACAGATTCCTACAGTGTTTGAAGAGATTGCAAGCCAATGTGACCAACCACTCTTACCACTCATTGATTACTTCCGGGTAGTGTGGATAAATAATCCCCAATGGCCTATAATTTCATGGTGTGTATATGGAATGGCAACAAGAACAACCACTGAAGTTGAGGGCTGGCATCAAAGAATAGTTCCAAAAGCCAGTATTAATCGTATAATTGGCTTGCTCTGGGAGGAAGCACAGTCAGTCACTCCTTTAAAGAAGCCAATGAACTTTGAGAAATTGACAAGGTTTCAGAAGAAATGCAGAACCACAAAGCAATCCAAGTTGTTTAAATTATGGGCAAAATATGAATCTAAAGATATAACACTTTCCCAATTGCTGAAatcatcatataatattaacaatccTTTAAACAATGAAGATtttatgaacaaataa